A genomic window from Pseudogulbenkiania sp. MAI-1 includes:
- a CDS encoding EAL domain-containing protein has translation MTSSRQSVVNQTVSSRFSLRVVVLAAVILGVLIPASIITVLGFGLQRDNMVAQLETDQRRLLDIVALGMQEPLWNLSRQAGSPLIASVMEDDRVISVRVTDTQSNTVFLYALRSERRLGSVSFVQKPVIYRGEEIGQVTIEFDTEHLAIAQGNQLKNLLMILFAQLGLSILLIVGILHSRFLKPMRTLTEQATHLAELHLDTPFVWERKDEIGRLGRHLEWTRAELKRLIDELRAKTLALESDIARRREVEDALRRSENKYRELFWSNLDGIVISSLDGQVIDANPAFLNLMCYSLDQLKLQNFWSLIAPESEGLERFNLDNKVLRFGYCDEFEASYINRFGNVVPVSVKTVAMRDSFGRINAVWRMVRDISEKRVAEERMQLAAKVFENTVEGIMITDADKRIRSVNKAFSQITGFSQQEVLGQKPDMLSSGRHDETFYEAMWSAITEHGSWQGELWNRRKNGEVYPEWLAINAVRNAVGEVTHYVAVFSDLSERKAADERIQFLAHFDVLTGLPNRAHIQDRVELAIQNATRDNERLALLLLDLDRFKTINESLGHSAGDALLQVLAERIRSTLLTGEVVARQGGDEFIVLLPLIADPGSAALAAERIREVLEPPVELFNHSISITPSIGISVFPDDGRDFETLVRNADAAMYHAKSAGRNSYKFYTADLNARAREILEIESQLRYALERDEFVLHYQPQVNLKTGQIIGAEALIRWQHPDLGLLGPVRFIEVAEERGFIVQIGNWVIQEACRQLALWRRQGLPRISLAVNLSTLQFKQQDLAVNLHQALSAHGLSGGDLDVEVTESVIMDDVETTILTIDRIKSMGLQLSIDDFGTGYSSLSYLKRFKADKLKIDRSFVRDIPMDADDSAIARAIINMAKNLNMTVIAEGVETIEQWKFLDREGCHAAQGYLLAKPVPAKEFEKLLEKGVLLPEMLASSV, from the coding sequence ATGACATCGTCGCGCCAATCAGTCGTCAACCAGACCGTCTCTTCGCGCTTTTCGCTCCGGGTCGTGGTGCTCGCTGCCGTGATTCTCGGCGTGCTGATCCCGGCCTCCATCATCACGGTGCTGGGCTTCGGCCTGCAGCGCGACAACATGGTGGCGCAGCTGGAGACCGACCAGCGCCGCCTGCTGGATATCGTGGCGTTGGGCATGCAGGAGCCGCTGTGGAACCTCAGCCGCCAGGCCGGCAGCCCGCTGATCGCGTCGGTGATGGAGGATGATCGGGTCATTTCGGTGCGAGTGACCGATACCCAGTCCAACACGGTCTTTCTCTATGCGCTGCGCAGCGAACGCCGCCTCGGCAGCGTGTCCTTCGTGCAGAAGCCGGTCATCTACCGCGGCGAGGAGATCGGCCAGGTCACCATCGAATTCGATACCGAACACCTGGCCATCGCCCAGGGCAACCAGCTCAAGAACCTGCTGATGATCCTGTTCGCCCAGCTGGGGCTGTCCATCCTGCTGATCGTCGGCATTCTGCATTCCCGCTTCCTGAAACCGATGCGGACGCTGACCGAGCAGGCGACCCATCTGGCCGAGCTGCATCTGGATACCCCCTTCGTCTGGGAGCGCAAGGACGAGATCGGGCGGCTGGGGCGCCATCTCGAGTGGACCCGCGCCGAACTCAAGCGCCTGATCGACGAGTTGCGCGCCAAGACCCTGGCGCTGGAGTCGGACATCGCCCGGCGCCGCGAGGTCGAGGATGCCCTGCGCCGTTCCGAGAACAAGTACCGCGAGCTGTTCTGGTCCAACCTCGACGGCATCGTGATCAGCTCGCTCGACGGCCAGGTGATCGACGCCAACCCGGCCTTCCTCAACCTGATGTGCTACAGCCTCGACCAGCTCAAGCTGCAGAATTTCTGGTCGCTGATCGCGCCCGAGAGCGAAGGGCTGGAACGCTTCAACCTCGATAACAAGGTGCTGCGCTTCGGCTACTGCGACGAGTTCGAGGCCAGCTACATCAACCGTTTCGGTAACGTCGTCCCGGTCAGCGTGAAGACCGTGGCGATGCGTGATTCCTTCGGTCGCATCAACGCCGTGTGGCGCATGGTGCGCGACATCTCCGAGAAGCGCGTGGCGGAAGAGCGCATGCAACTGGCGGCCAAGGTGTTCGAGAACACCGTCGAAGGCATCATGATCACTGACGCCGACAAGCGCATCCGCAGCGTCAACAAGGCGTTCAGCCAGATCACCGGCTTCAGTCAGCAGGAAGTGCTGGGGCAGAAGCCGGACATGCTGTCATCCGGCCGTCACGACGAAACGTTCTACGAGGCGATGTGGAGCGCCATCACCGAGCACGGCTCCTGGCAGGGCGAACTGTGGAATCGCCGCAAGAACGGCGAAGTCTATCCGGAGTGGCTGGCGATCAATGCCGTCCGCAATGCGGTGGGTGAAGTCACCCATTACGTGGCTGTCTTCAGCGATCTGTCGGAGCGCAAGGCGGCCGACGAACGCATCCAGTTCCTGGCGCATTTCGATGTGCTGACAGGCTTGCCGAACCGCGCGCATATCCAGGACCGCGTCGAACTGGCGATCCAGAACGCCACACGCGACAACGAACGGCTGGCGCTCTTGCTGCTCGACCTCGACCGCTTCAAGACCATCAACGAGTCGCTCGGCCACTCCGCCGGCGACGCCTTGCTGCAGGTGCTGGCCGAGCGCATCCGCTCGACGCTGTTGACCGGCGAGGTGGTGGCGCGCCAGGGGGGCGACGAGTTCATCGTGCTGCTGCCGCTGATCGCCGATCCGGGCAGCGCGGCATTGGCGGCCGAGCGTATCCGCGAGGTGCTGGAGCCGCCGGTGGAGCTGTTCAACCATTCGATCTCGATCACCCCGTCGATCGGCATCAGCGTGTTCCCGGACGACGGCCGCGACTTCGAGACCCTGGTGCGCAACGCCGACGCCGCCATGTACCACGCCAAGTCAGCCGGACGCAACAGCTACAAGTTCTATACCGCCGATCTGAACGCGCGGGCGCGCGAAATCCTCGAGATCGAGAGCCAGCTGCGCTACGCGCTGGAGCGCGACGAGTTCGTGCTGCACTACCAGCCGCAGGTCAACCTCAAAACCGGGCAGATCATCGGCGCCGAAGCGCTGATCCGCTGGCAGCACCCCGATCTGGGCTTGCTGGGGCCGGTACGCTTCATCGAAGTGGCCGAGGAGCGCGGCTTCATCGTGCAGATCGGCAACTGGGTGATCCAGGAGGCGTGTCGTCAGCTGGCGCTATGGCGCCGCCAGGGCCTGCCGCGCATTTCGCTGGCCGTGAACCTGTCGACGCTGCAGTTCAAGCAGCAGGATCTGGCGGTGAACTTGCATCAGGCGCTGTCGGCGCATGGCCTGTCGGGCGGCGACCTGGACGTCGAGGTGACCGAGAGCGTGATCATGGACGATGTCGAAACGACCATCCTCACCATCGACCGCATCAAGAGCATGGGTCTGCAGCTGTCGATCGACGACTTCGGCACCGGCTATTCCAGTCTGTCCTACCTCAAGCGTTTCAAGGCGGACAAGCTGAAGATCGACCGCTCCTTCGTGCGTGATATTCCGATGGATGCGGACGATTCCGCCATCGCCCGCGCCATCATCAACATGGCCAAGAACCTGAACATGACGGTGATCGCGGAAGGGGTGGAAACCATCGAACAGTGGAAATTCCTCGACCGTGAGGGCTGTCACGCGGCCCAGGGCTATCTGCTGGCGAAGCCGGTCCCGGCCAAGGAGTTCGAGAAACTGCTGGAGAAGGGCGTGCTGCTGCCGGAGATGTTGGCATCCAGCGTCTGA
- the lysS gene encoding lysine--tRNA ligase codes for MSEHEQAAPALDENQIMAERRTKLKAIREQGVAFPNDFRRSHMARQLHNAHGEKEREPLEAEQIEVAVVGRMMLKRVMGKASFATLQDGSGRIQIYVSNDKTGVERHDQFKHWDMGDIVAARGTLFKTKTGELTVQATEVRLLSKSIRPLPEKFHGLTDQEQKYRQRYLDLIMNEQSRDVFTKRSQIVQGIRSYMVNEGYLEVETPMMHPIPGGATAKPFVTHHNALDMPLYLRIAPELYLKRLVVGGLERVFEINRNFRNEGMSTRHNPEFTMMEFYEAYSDYQRMMEMTEGVIQKLAKELLGTLHIQYQGKTVDLSKFERLTIVGAIKKYNPHYTDEQLHDRAWLKDEIARLGGKPVLTDGIGGLQLSLFEECAESQLWNPTFIVDYPVEVSPLARGSDKHAGITERFELFVVGRELANGYSELNDPEDQAARFLAQVQQKDAGDDEAMHYDADYIRALEFGLPPTGGCGIGIDRLVMLLTDAPSIRDVILFPQMRPE; via the coding sequence ATGTCAGAACACGAACAAGCCGCCCCCGCCCTCGACGAAAACCAGATCATGGCGGAACGGCGCACCAAGCTGAAAGCCATCCGTGAACAGGGTGTCGCCTTCCCCAACGATTTCCGCCGCAGCCACATGGCACGCCAGCTGCACAACGCGCATGGCGAGAAAGAGCGCGAGCCACTGGAAGCGGAACAAATCGAGGTAGCCGTAGTCGGCCGCATGATGCTCAAGCGCGTCATGGGCAAGGCCAGCTTCGCCACGCTGCAGGATGGCAGCGGCCGCATCCAGATCTATGTCTCCAACGACAAGACCGGTGTCGAGCGGCACGATCAGTTCAAGCACTGGGACATGGGCGACATCGTCGCCGCCCGCGGCACGCTGTTCAAGACCAAGACCGGCGAGCTGACCGTCCAGGCCACCGAGGTGCGCCTGCTGTCGAAGAGCATCCGCCCGTTGCCGGAGAAATTCCACGGTCTGACCGACCAGGAACAGAAATACCGTCAGCGCTACCTCGATCTGATCATGAACGAGCAGTCGCGCGACGTGTTCACCAAGCGCTCGCAGATCGTGCAGGGTATCCGTTCCTACATGGTGAACGAGGGCTACCTGGAAGTCGAAACGCCGATGATGCACCCGATTCCGGGTGGCGCCACGGCCAAGCCGTTCGTCACGCACCACAACGCGCTCGACATGCCGCTCTACCTGCGCATCGCGCCGGAGCTGTACCTGAAGCGCCTGGTCGTCGGCGGCCTGGAGCGCGTGTTCGAAATCAACCGCAACTTCCGCAACGAAGGGATGAGCACGCGGCACAACCCCGAGTTCACCATGATGGAGTTCTACGAGGCGTACTCGGACTACCAGCGCATGATGGAAATGACCGAGGGCGTGATCCAGAAGCTGGCCAAGGAACTGCTCGGCACGCTGCACATCCAGTACCAGGGCAAGACCGTCGACCTGTCGAAGTTCGAGCGCCTGACCATCGTCGGCGCCATCAAGAAGTACAACCCGCACTACACCGACGAGCAGCTCCACGACCGCGCCTGGCTGAAGGACGAGATCGCCCGCCTGGGCGGCAAGCCGGTCCTGACCGACGGCATCGGCGGCCTGCAACTGTCGCTGTTCGAGGAGTGCGCCGAGAGCCAGCTGTGGAACCCGACCTTCATCGTCGACTACCCGGTGGAAGTGTCGCCGCTGGCGCGCGGTTCGGACAAGCATGCCGGCATCACCGAACGCTTCGAGCTGTTCGTGGTCGGCCGCGAACTGGCCAACGGCTATTCCGAGTTGAACGACCCGGAAGACCAGGCTGCCCGCTTCCTGGCCCAGGTGCAGCAGAAGGACGCCGGTGACGACGAGGCGATGCACTACGACGCCGACTACATCCGCGCACTGGAATTCGGCCTGCCGCCGACCGGCGGCTGCGGCATCGGCATCGACCGCCTGGTGATGCTGCTGACCGACGCCCCGTCGATCCGCGACGTCATCCTGTTCCCGCAGATGCGTCCGGAATAA